A genomic segment from Halorubrum depositum encodes:
- a CDS encoding DUF7560 family zinc ribbon protein: MTTVQFTCSDCAQTIEVNEEMRETILATGCPVCTTGASEDDFSDDPDDG, translated from the coding sequence TTGACGACCGTTCAATTCACCTGTTCGGACTGCGCGCAGACCATCGAGGTCAACGAGGAGATGCGGGAGACGATCCTCGCCACGGGCTGTCCGGTCTGTACGACCGGCGCCAGCGAGGACGACTTCTCGGACGACCCCGACGACGGGTAG
- a CDS encoding ABC transporter permease codes for MTRVGRVRTEATAAARSFLRRRTAVFFTFFFPVILVMIFGALVRTQPTGGGLFAEPAGYYIPGYLAVVVLFTPLSRVGSEIARHRDGGRFEKLATTPLSRAEWLLAHTLVNVGIIGAASLLIFGLVLAVTDAEPVVSPALAVLPVFVAVGVALFCGLGAVLGALTDSQDGVIAASNTVALPLLFLSETFVSPDLLPAWFRPAVAASPLTYFARGTRAIVHEPGAWAGDLAVLSALAVAFLAVGAYAVPRTD; via the coding sequence ATGACCCGCGTCGGCCGGGTCCGCACCGAGGCGACCGCGGCGGCGCGGTCGTTCCTCCGCCGGCGGACGGCGGTGTTCTTCACGTTCTTCTTCCCGGTGATCCTCGTGATGATCTTCGGCGCGCTGGTCCGCACCCAGCCCACCGGCGGCGGGCTGTTCGCGGAGCCGGCGGGGTACTACATCCCCGGCTACCTCGCCGTCGTCGTCCTCTTTACCCCCCTCTCGCGGGTCGGCTCCGAGATCGCCCGCCACCGCGACGGCGGCCGGTTCGAGAAGCTGGCGACGACGCCGCTCTCGCGGGCGGAGTGGCTCCTCGCGCACACCCTCGTCAACGTCGGGATCATCGGCGCGGCGAGCCTCCTGATCTTCGGGCTCGTGCTCGCGGTGACCGACGCCGAGCCGGTCGTCTCGCCCGCGCTCGCGGTCCTCCCCGTCTTCGTCGCCGTCGGCGTCGCGCTGTTCTGCGGGCTCGGAGCGGTGCTCGGCGCGCTCACCGACTCGCAGGACGGCGTGATCGCCGCGAGCAACACGGTGGCGCTCCCCCTCCTCTTCCTCTCGGAGACGTTCGTCTCGCCCGACCTGCTGCCGGCGTGGTTCCGACCCGCCGTCGCCGCGTCGCCGCTGACGTACTTCGCGCGCGGGACGCGGGCCATCGTCCACGAGCCCGGCGCGTGGGCCGGCGACCTCGCCGTCCTCTCGGCGCTCGCGGTCGCGTTCCTCGCGGTCGGCGCGTACGCGGTCCCGCGGACGGACTGA